In Molothrus aeneus isolate 106 chromosome 3, BPBGC_Maene_1.0, whole genome shotgun sequence, a single genomic region encodes these proteins:
- the PRPH2 gene encoding peripherin-2, with the protein MALLKVKFNQKKRVKLAQGLWLMNWFSVFAGILVFSMGLFLKIELRKRSEVMDNSESHFVPNSLILMGILSCAFNGFAGKICYDSLDPAKFAKWKPLLKPYLALCCVFNMLLFFVALICFLMRGSLESTLAQGLKNGMKFYRDTDTPGRCFMKKTIDMLQIEFKCCGNNGYKDWFEIQWISNRYLDFSSKEVKDRIKSNVDGRYLVDGVPFSCCNPSSPRPCIQYQVTNNSAHYSYDYQTEELNLWRRGCREALLNYYSSMMSSMGAVILLVWLFEMSVMVGLRLLHTSLESIANPEDPECESEGWVLENSLKDTFKSALENLKKLGKFNQVEAGAEGAEGEEGGKTPAITTVS; encoded by the exons ATGGCACTGCTGAAAGTCAAATTCAACCAGAAGAAACGGGTAAAACTAGCACAGGGACTATGGCTCATGAACTGGTTTTCGGTGTTTGCTGGAATCCTTGTTTTTAGCATGGGATTGTTCCTCAAAATTGAGCTCCGGAAGCGAAGCGAGGTGATGGACAATTCTGAAAGCCACTTTGTGCCCAATTCTTTGATATTGATGGGTATATTATCCTGCGCCTTCAATGGTTTTGCTGGAAAAATTTGTTATGATTCTCTGGATCCTGCTAAATTTGCCAAGTGGAAGCCTTTGCTGAAACCTTACCTGGCACTGTGCTGCGTCTTTAACATGCTCCTTTTCTTCGTGGCTCTGATTTGCTTTCTCATGCGGGGCTCCCTGGAGAGCAccctggcccaggggctgaaGAACGGCATGAAGTTCTACCGGGACACAGACACCCCCGGAAGGTGCTTCATGAAGAAGACCATTGACATGCTCCAGATTGAGTTCAAGTGCTGTGGCAACAACGGCTACAAAGATTGGTTCGAAATCCAGTGGATCAGCAACAGATATCTGGACTTCAGCTCCAAAGAAGTGAAAGA CCGGATCAAAAGCAACGTGGACGGGAGGTACCTGGTGGACGGAGtccccttcagctgctgcaaccccagctcccccaggccCTGCATCCAGTACCAGGTCACCAACAACTCTGCCCACTACAGCTACGACTACCAAACCGAGGAGCTCAACCTGTGGCGCCGCGGCTGCCGGGAAGCGCTGCTCAACTACTACAGCAGCATGATGAGCTCCATGGGCGCCGTCATCCTCCTCGTCTGGCTCTTCGAG ATGTCGGTGATGGTTGGCCTGCGCCTCCTGCACACCTccctggaaagcattgccaatCCTGAAGACCCCGAATGTGAAAGCGAAGGGTGGGTCCTGGAGAACAGCCTGAAGGACACTTTCAAATCCGCGCTGGAGAACTTGAAAAAGCTGGGTAAGTTCAACCAGGTGGAAGCAGGAGCCGAAGGGGCCGAAGGAGAGGAAGGCGGGAAGACGCCAGCCATCACAACAGTCAGCTGA
- the TBCC gene encoding tubulin-specific chaperone C: MAAPGESAAVAAPSQPEVAAGSAASAVVLPERLQRREAERQQGVERQRQKKEAQVVKEEQSEFFLAAFAREREAVEALLAAGTLEEAAARLQALQKLLTGSVRFLAPYEVRQGQETVARLQGDLAARRQQLQPKKKFAFRALKKEAAPGSAPRPAEPAPPDHAAPDPGPGLAEGESGGPPLCGFSGAQDAELELGPAELLQRDVLLSELRGCRVRLRGNPNTLRVRDCSGCTVLCGPVSTSVLVDGCSDCLLALACQQLRTHRTRDCRVYVQVTSRAVIEACSEVSFAPYSWSYPGIERDFESSGLDRNSNNWNLVDDFDWLATDRPSPNWSLIPERERITCWD, translated from the coding sequence ATGGCGGCGCCGGGAGAGTCCGCGGCTGTGGCGGCTCCCTCACAGCCCGAGGTGGCCGCGGGCTCGGCCGCCTCCGCCGTGGTGCTGCCGGAGCGGCTGCAGCGGCGGGAAGCGGAGCGGCAGCAGGGCGTGGAGCGGCAGCGGCAGAAGAAGGAGGCGCAGGTAgtgaaggaggagcagagcgAGTTCTTCCTGGCCGCCTTCGCCCGGGAGCGGGAGGCCGTGGAGGCGCTGCTGGCGGCGGGGACGCTGGAGGAGGCGGCCGCCCGCCTGCAGGCgctgcagaagctgctgacGGGCAGCGTGCGGTTCCTGGCGCCCTACGAGGTGCGGCAGGGGCAGGAGACCGTGGCGCGGCTGCAGGGGGACCTGGCGGCGCGgcggcagcagctgcagcccaagaaGAAATTCGCCTTCCGCGCCCTCAAGAAAGAAGCGGCCCCGGGCagcgccccgcgccccgccgaGCCCGCCCCGCCGGACCACGCCGCGCCCGACCCCGGCCCCGGCCTCGCCGAGGGCGAATCGGGCGGGCCGCCGCTGTGCGGGTTCAGCGGCGCCCAGGACGCGGAGCTGGAGCTCGGCCCCGCGGAGCTGCTGCAGCGGGACGTGCTGCTGTCGGAGCTGCGCGGCTGCCGGGTGCGGCTCCGCGGCAACCCCAACACGCTGCGGGTGCGCGACTGCAGCGGCTGCACCGTGCTCTGCGGGCCCGTGTCCACCTCCGTGCTGGTGGACGGCTGCAGCGACTGCCTGCTGGCGCTGGCCTGCCAGCAGCTCCGCACCCACCGCACCCGCGACTGCCGCGTCTACGTGCAAGTGACCAGCCGGGCCGTGATCGAGGCCTGCTCCGAGGTGTCCTTCGCCCCGTACTCCTGGAGCTATCCCGGTATCGAGCGAGATTTCGAGTCGTCTGGGCTGGACAGAAACAGTAACAACTGGAACCTGGTGGATGACTTTGACTGGTTGGCGACTGACAGGCCTTCGCCCAACTGGAGCCTGATCCCCGAGCGGGAGAGAATCACTTGCTGGGACTGA